Within Epilithonimonas zeae, the genomic segment GCGTTTGTAATTTTGATTTCGTTGTCCAGTTTAGCAAAGATGAGCGCATTGCCATAATTGACAGCTTGCATTGTCACAACAATGCTGTCCAATTTGTTGTTATTGTATTTTTTATAGACTGTTCCACTTTCAATTTTATTTTCAGTAAAACCTTGAGGGTCGCCAACTTGGCCGAAAGTGTAAAGACTGTAACTCATGAAAGCAAATAAAGACCAAAATTTTTTCATTTTTAATATTTATAATTCTTGAAGATAAGAATTAAATCTTTTCCCTCTGGTTATTAAAAGCAAAGTATTATCTTTTCAAGAGATTGATACTCACGGTTGCCAACTCAGAATCAGGAAATTTCTTGAAAAGATTCGTGTCCGGTTCCAAGCCAGATTCTTTACAAATCCTGTGGAAAACATCCACTTCCACGATGTATTGGTCAGAAAATCCATGTGTTGCGTCATAAGCGGTAGCTGCAGTTAATCCTAAATTTTTGGAAGTAATTTCTGGCGAAATCGTATGTAATTCGATCAATAACAATCCGAATTTTTCTACATAAGGCGTCCATTTTTTGAGGTGATTCAGAAGATTTTCTTCCACATCTTTGTTGGATAATCGTTTTCCACGGAACGCAAAAGCTCCGGTTGATGTGCTGATTCTGTCAGAATTAATATCCAAAACATCTTCCCAAATCCTATTGTGGTCAAGGAAAGTTCGGATGTTGAGCAAATCTCCTAATTCAATATTGTAATCCGATTGTAAGTCTTCTGCCAGTTGTTTTGGATTTCCAATGTCGCCCCAAATCACTTTGGCCCAGATATCATTTTTAATGAGATTCGCTCTCGTAACTTTCAACGCTGCTTGGTTGTAATCTGCGCCAACCAGAAATAACGGATGTTCTTCTAAGTGTTTTCCACGCAGAGTCTGTCTTTCTATAATCTCGTAAAGATGTTGTAATAGCGCGCCATTGCCACAACCCATATCCAGAATTCCTTTTGGCTGCTCGTTTAATGGACGATTGAAAATCTCTATGATAAACTCATCAATTACTTTAAAATAAGTCAAATGCGCGCCACCACTTCCCCAGACATTCATTTCTCGGTTCACGTGGATTTCGTCTTCGCCATCTTCGATTTCTCTGATTTCTGAAGCTTTCCCGAAAATCAATTGATTCAGTTTTGAGAACATTGGAAGATAAGAAACCGTTACGCCATAAGCCGTTGCGCGTCTTGCGAAAAATAATCCGGTTTCGGTGAACTGGAAGTTTTTCCCTTTCTTGGAAAACCAACCAAGTTCAGAAAGATAATCAAGGATTTTTCCAAAATATTCCGGGTTCTTATGGAATTCTTCTGCGCTGAAACTGGCCTCCATAAAGTACTTGTGGAACATTCCGCTCATCCCCAGTTTAATGATAATTGGCCCTATTAATGCACCTTCGATATGTTTTTGAATTTGGTAATTCAGAGAAGATTCGTCAACAATCTCATTCAGAAAAGATTTGTATTTCTCAAAAATCTGAATCCATTTTTTGCAGAGATTTTCAGTCAGTTCTTTAGAGTTAATGACATCATAATCTGCCAAAAACTCTGCTAAATCAACATAAATATTCTGATGAGAAAAAGCTTCTTCAGTTTTGTTGTTTTTTGAAATTTTGACAATATTAGATTCGTTATTCAAATCATAATTCAAGAAACCTTGTGAAGCCAAAACCCGCAATGCGACATTCAGATAACCTTCGTTAGCTTCAAATTTTTCATTGATTTCGGAAAGTTCCAGATCATCATTAGCCAAAATAAAATCCAGTACTTTTTTCTTTGACAAAGCCGAAATTACGGGCGCTGTAACAATCCCGTCGAGATGTCTGAAAATAGATTCACGAAGTTTTCTCTTATCCATAAAACTGTTGATTTTGTGTTTTGGAAGATAAAAATTTTCCATTAATCTTAGACAAAAAAATACTTGTTCAGTTTTCGGTTGTTTGTAAAGAAGGTGTGAAACTAACTTTGTCAAAAAAAGAAGATGACAAAGATTCAGGATTTTAAAAATTTACATCAAAACGAACAACCATTTTTAATTGGAAATGTCTGGAATGTCCAAAGTGCTAAAGTCTATGAAAGTTTGGATTACAAAACTATTGCGACTTCTAGTTCTGCGGTTGCACACAGTCTGGGTTACGAAGATGGAGAACAGATGTCTTTTGAAGAATATTTTTATATTATCAAAAGAATTATTAAGTCTATTCACCTTCCATTATCTGTTGATTTGGAGTTTGGTTATGGCGAAAATCCTAACGAGATTGTTGATAATATTTCTAGACTTTCAGAGATTGGAGTGGTTGGAATTAATCTGGAAGATAGTTTTGTGATTAATGAAACTAGAAAGTTATTAGATAAAGAAATTTTCTACGAGAAACTGAAAGCTATTATTGATGGATTAAATGGAAAGGGAATAGAAATGTTCATCAATATCAGAACCGATACTTTTTTGTTAGGATTGAAAAACGCTTTAACTGAAACTTTAGAACGAATTAAAATCTTTGAAGAACTTAATATTGATGGCGTTTTCGTACCTTGTATTACTTTAGAACAAGATATTGAAACGGTTGCAAAATCTACCAAACTTCCAATTAATGTGATGGCTATGAAAGATTTGCCTAATTTTGAAACGCTACAGAAATTGGGTGTTAAAAGGATTTCATCAGGAAATTTTTTAAATGATTATATTTATAAAAATTTGAAAGAAATCAATCAGGAGATTCTTTTGCAACAAAATTTTTTACCTGTATTTTTATGATTATGGAACTGACGGAAGCAATAATGTATCAAGCCTCTTTTGATAAAAACTCTGAGTTCGAAGGGGTTTTTTGGATGGGCGTAAAAACGACAGGAATCTTTTGCCGACCAACTTGTACAGCCAGAAAACCAAAGCCTGAAAATGTAGAGTTCTTTGATAATACAAAAGATGCAATTTTGAAAGGTTACAGACCTTGCAAAGTTTGTAAACCGCTGGAAAATCCGGATGAAACACCTGAGGAAATCCAGAAACTGATGGATGAATTATCTATAGATCCAAGTTTAAAATTCAAAGATATCGATTTGGTTGAAAGAGGAATGCAACCAATTGCTGTGAAACGTTGGTTTCTGAAACATCACGGGATGACTTTTCACGCTTTTCAGAGAATGTTCAAAATTAATTCTGCTTTTAAGAAGCTTCAACAAGGAGAGAATGTTTTGGATGTGGCTTTGGATAATGGTTACGAAAGTTTAAGCGGTTTCAATGAGAGTTTCAAATCAATCATCGGAACATCTCCTAAAAATTCGAAAATGGAAAAAATTGTTGATCTCAAAAGAATCGAAACACCACTTGGAGCAATGATTGCCTGCGCCAACGAAAACGGAATCTGTATGCTGGAATTCTCCGATAGAAAATCATTAACCAAAGAATTGGAAGAAATCTCAAAATATTTTAAAGCTAATGTGGTGCAAGGTGAAAATGCCCATTTCAAAACTTTGGAAAAAGAATTAGAAGAATATTTCGACGGTAAAAGAAAAGATTTTACAGTTCCTCTTGCGCCTATTGGAACAGATTTTCAGAAGAATGTCTGGGAAATCCTGAGGACGATTCCGTATGGAACCACGAGAAGTTACCAGCAACAAGCCGATATTCTGGGTAATCCAAAAGCAGTGAGAGCAGTAGCCAACGCCAACGGACTTAACAAAATCTCCATCATTATTCCTTGTCATAGAGTGATTGGAACTAATGGAACTTTAACAGGTTATGGAGGTGGAATCTGGCGAAAACAGAAACTACTGGAACTGGAAAAAGCTATACTTTTTTAATTGATTGAAACACAGGTGACTTATGATAATTGACTATCAGAAAATTGATTTGTATGAAAAATCATTCATTCAGAAAATAGTGTTGAAACCGCCTTTTGAATTTGTGTTTCCTGTTTCTGAACAAGCTTGCTTTTTGTATGTTAAAAATGGTGTAATGCAATACAAAACGGACGAAATTCATTTGGATATTCCTCAAAATTATTCGTTGTTTTTAAATTGTATCCAGTCCGGAAAAAAGATAGAACAACTAGATGCAGACAAAAACAGCGAGATTGTAATTGTGACTTTTCACGCAGATATTCTGAAAAAAATCTACGAAAGAGAGTTTCCATCTTTGCTACAATCACCGAAGAATACTATCAGCAATCAATCAGGCGGAAAAATCAACAATGATTTCCTGATTCAGAAATACATTGAAGGACTTTTGTTTTATTTTGAAATGCCAGCGCTTGTAAATGATGATATCTTGATTCTGAAATTGAAAGAAATTATTATTCTCCTATCCCAAACCCAAAATGCAGAAACCGTCAATGTTATCTTATCACAGCTTTTTTCGCCTATAACTTATACTTTCAAACAAGTCATAGAAGCCAATTTGTTTTCCCAGGTTACTGTAGAAGATTTGGCACAGAAGACCAATTTGAGCGTTTCTTCTTTCAAAAGAGAATTTGCAAAATTGTATAATAATTCTCCTGCCAATTATATCAGAAATAAAAGGCTTGAGAGAGCATCGGAGCTACTTTTGACTTCGGATAATCGCATCACAGACATCGCTTTTGAATGTGGTTTTAATGATCTTGCGAATTTCACCAAAAGCTTTCACAATAAATATAATACCTCTCCAACTAATTTTCGCCTGAACCAAATGCACAAATAATTGGCCTTTTTTGCAAAACGTTTCTTTTTTTCATACCTCAAATTTGCAATGTCAATAGTGACAAACAATTTGAAATTAAAACAAAAATGGGACTATCTGGTTTAGGGATTTTTCATACCATCATTGGTATTATAGCGATTGTATCTGCAATCATCGGATTTGTAAAATATGGAAAAATCGATTTGAAAAAGCTTACAGGCAAAATTTATTTTTATAGTACACTTGTGACATCGCTCACAGCTTTGGGATTGTTGAAGCACGGTTTCAATCCGGGACATATTTTTTCATTATTTATTGCAGTATTGATTGTTGTTGCTTTTTATTTGTCAGAAAAAAAATCTACCAGTCACACGGCCCGGTATTTTGAAAATTTTCTACTGTCTTTCAGTTTTTTTCTTTCACTGGTTCCGACGGTCAATGAGACTTTTACGAGAGTTCCGATAGGACATCCGTTAGCAAAAGCACCAACTGATCCAATCATTGCCAAGACTTTGCTGTTCTTTTTGATACTTTTTATTGTAGGGTCAATTTATCAGTTTAGAAAACAGCGTACAACTAATAAGTCAGAAATCAGTTAGAATAATCTGTGTTTAGAAATTAATAATGTTGATGAATAGCTTTTTGTTTTAAATTTGGTATCAGTAAACAGAATATGACACCACAAAACCTGAAAGATATCGCAATGCTTTGGTTTAAAGCTTTCAATGAACATGATTTGGATAGTTTGCTTGAACTTTATAATGATTCAGCACAACATTATAGTCCGAAACTTAAAATCCGAGAACCAGAAACCAATGGTTTGATAAAAGGTAAGGACGCTTTGAGAACTTGGTGGAAAGATTGCTTTGAAAGGCTCCCGACTTTGCAATATGAAGTCAATAAGCTGACCGCAGATTCTGAACAGATTTTTATGGAATATACCAGAAAAGTTCAAGGAGAAGAAGATATGAAAGTAGGAGAGGTTCTGGAAATCAAAAATGGGAAAATAGTCTTTTCCAGAGTCTATCACGGCTGAAAATAATTATAAGGTTTCGAGAACTTTAGCCTGGCTTAGAATATATCATTTATCAATTATCAAATATTATTTATGAACATCCAACCTACCTTAGAGAACGACTTTGTAAGATTAGTTCCATTAGAAGAGAATGACTTTGAGCCATTATTCTCAGTGGCTTCTGACCCAAAGATTTGGGAACAACACCCGAATAAAGATCGATACAAAAGAGAGGTTTTTCAAAACTTCTTCCAAGGTGCGATGGAAAGTCGAGGTGCTTTCAAGATCATAGAGAAAAATACTGGTGAGATTGCCGGAAGCACAAGGTTCTATGATTATAACCCGGAAGATCATTCGATATTCATTGGTTATACATTTTATGCAACCAAATTCTGGGGTTCCAAACTGAATCCACAAGTTAAAAAACTGATGCTGGATTATATTTTTCAGTTTGTAGATAAAGTTAATTTCCACGTTGGAAAAGGTAATATCCGTTCTCAGAAAGCAATGGAAAAATTAGGTGCAAAGAAAGTAGATGAAGTTAATGTAGCTTACTTTGGCGAACCAGAACGATTGAATGTCGTTTTTGAAATTACAAAAGAAAATTATCTGATATGAAAAAGTACAGAATCCAGGCAAACCCTTTTGTTGTGCCGACAACAGATGGGAAATTAATTGAAGAACATTGGGGAAATTCGACCAGAAACTCAGAAATCTCCATTGCGCATATGGTTGCACCGCCCAACTGGAGTGAACCACACCAAACACCCGAGTTTGATGAATTTACATTGATCATCTCAGGCAAAAAGCATTTTGAGATTGATGGCGATTCGGTAATTCTGGAAAAAGGACAAAGTATTCTGATAGAAAAAGGAGCCAGAGTCCGTTACTCTAATCCTTTTTATGATCCTTGTGAATATATTGCGATTTGCCTGCCTGCTTTTTCTATGGATTTGGTAAACAGAGAGTAATGATGATGTATGTAAATTCTATTATATTATTTTATGAATTAAATATGCATAATTTATTTGATGTTTTTATGAGAATATTGTATTTTTGAAAGGGTTTTGGTTGGGTAAGCAGAGCTCATTTGCAAAATAAAACGATAGTTCTATGAAAAAGTCGCTCTACTTAATGCTTATTCTTTTTTCTTTTTATACGGTTTCTTATTCTCAAACCAGCAGGGAAACTCAAAGAAACATCATCAATAGTTACAATAGGATTGAGATTGATGATAAAGAGATTGCCAGTATGGATAAGGTTAAAAAACTGGCTGATCAATCCAAGAAGATAGACTTTCAGCAAGGTGTTTTGAGAGGTTTGACGATGCTTCAAAAGATTGCCTTGATGAAAAATGATTACATCCTGTCCGGAAAATACAGTGACGAGGCAGAAGTGTTGGCTGAAAAACTGAAAAATAACTCTGCTCTTAGTGCAATCTATTTGTACCGAGGAAAAATCAATATCATTTTAGATAAATTACCCGAAGCAGAAGTAATTCTAAACAAATCCCTTGGGTATGCTGAGAAAATAGAAAATCCTGCAGATAGACATATTCAGCTTTGTCGTATTTATGCAAATTTTGCAGGGATGTACGAGGGGAAAAATGATCCCAAAAATTGGTATGTTTCAACTAAAAAGAGTCTTGATGCTATAGAAACTACACCAACCAATAATCTTACGGAATATCAGAAATCAAAATACTATTATCTCTATATTTTTGAACTGATGAATATGGGGAATTACTATGGTTATGCTGTGAATCCGCCCAAGCCGGAGCTTGCGGAACCTTATTTTAAAAAGATGATGGCTTTTGAAAAATCGGCACCAGAATATTTTAAAATACTGGATTTGGAAGCCTATGAATCTATGAGTAGTTTTTATCTTGTAAAAGGGGATTATCAGCAATCGATAGATTATGCTCAAAAACTTCTGTTAACTGAGAAAACAAAAAGTAATCACCGTGAAAGATTGATGGCATACAGAAATATTAAGGATGCATATCGATTGTTAAAGGATGATGTTAAAGAGAATCAATATTTAAGATTATATACTGCCCTCAATGATAGCATCATACAATCTGAGAAAAAAGCAATTGTTCATCAGTCCAGAGATGAAATTAAAAAAGCTAATGTCAAAAATGAGCAATCAAAAAAAACGCTTTTGTTCTATGGCGGGATTGTGATTGTAATTATAGCGTTTGGGTCTTGGGTCTTGGTTCGCAGAAATAACAGGATACTGCGCAAGAATTATGAGGCGATGATAGATAGGCTTAAGGTTGAATCGGTTCAAACTGAAAATTCAATCAATGTCATTCACGAAATTGAAGATAATACTCAAATTGAGCCAGATTTTACTGATGAATTTGAAGCTTCTAACAAAAACTTGATCTCCGCCGAAACAGAAGCCCGAATTCTCAGAAGGTTATCAGCTTTCGAAAAATCTGACAAGTTTCTTAGAAAAGATTTTACAGTCAGTCACTTGGCGACTCATCTTAATACCAATTCCAAATATCTGGCAGAAATTATCAAAAATAACAAGTCCCAGAATTTTAGCAATTATATCAATAATCTAAGAATTAATTATATTGTCCATAAGTTATATAATGATCCTAAATATAGAGAATACAAGATCAGTTATCTGGCTGAGGAATGTGGTTACGCTTCGCCTCAGGTGTTTGTATTGGCTTTTAAAAAGATCAATGGTGTTACGCCGTCTTATTTTATCCAGAGTCTGAAAGAAGATGAAGTCTTGGTGTACAATTAATTTTACAAAACCAACTCTTCAAACAATCTTTCAAAAGTTTTTTCCAAATCCTGGCTTGATCCGGGATGAGGTCTTGAGGTTTGAATAATAGAACTTTTCACGGCAGTTAACCATCGGAAACGTTCCGGAATATCCAGTTGAGCAATAGAACCTGCGGATTTTTCACCTTTGGCAATGCTGACAAAAGATTCCAAATGTTTTTTCACATCATCATAATCTATTTTCGAATGGATGATACGAAATTTCTCCTCACAAAGATGAATTTTTACCTGAATGAATTTTTCTCTTTTGGAAAACATGATTAATCCTACGTTGAAGAACTCTTCACGTTCAGGCTTCGGAACCAGGCGTATTACCGCGTACTCATATAACTTTTGCTCTTGCATTTTTGGCTTCATTTAAAAAGTTATCAGAATTATCACGTCTCAGAATTAGGAATTGGAAATAAACGTCTTTGATTTCAGTTGGAGTCAACTCATTGTCATTCCATTGCAGCCAATCTTCAGGGATCAGTTCTACGATTTCTCTCAAAACATCATCTGTCAATATTGCTTTGAAGCGTTGGTTCACTTCATCTAATTCTGAAGCTTGCGGAAGGAGAACGTGATCTTTTATCATCACAAAAGGGCTCACGGCATTCTTCTCCCAATTGTCCCAGTTGTGGTGGAAATATAAAGAAGCGCCGTTGTCTATAAGCCATAATTCCTGATGCCACATCAACATATTGGAATTGCGGAAAGTACGATCGATGTTGGTAAGAAATGCATCCAGCCAAACAATCTCCGAGGACAGTTTCGGATCGATTTTCACTGCGCCTGGATCATAAGTGATGGCGCCGGAAAGATAATGAAGAGCGAGATTCAGTCCACAGCTGTTTTTCAATAAGTCTTGAATTTCTTCATCCGCCTCACTTCTTCCAAAATCCTCAGAAAGATTAGCAAACACCAACTCCGGAATACGGAATCCTAAAACTTGAGAAACCTTGCCTCCGATTAATTCAGAGATCAAAGCCTTCACGCCGTGTCCTGCGCCACGGAACTTTAACACATATTTGAAGTCGTCATCCGCCTCAGCCAAAGCTGGTAAAGAACCTCCTTCTCGTAATGGAAGAATGTAGCGTGTGACGGTAACTGTTCTTAAAGATAAGTCCAATTTGTAATTTTTTGTAAAAATAGGGATTTACAAAGGAAATATCTGTAAAAGTTCTAAAATCTACTATTATGAAATTCGGAATAAAGTGAATTTATTATTAATGCCTAATGGTGTTTTTTGCGTTAGGTATTTTTACGTAATTTTTATTTAAATGAATAATTTAATTATATTATGTTAAATATTTAATTACATTTGTGAGTAATGTGTTCGGATATGTTGTTATTGTTGAATTTATTTTAAAACTACTATGAATAACCTCAAAAATAATATATATGAGAAATTTTTACAGAAAAATTGGTATTCTCTTAATTGTGCTTTGGGCAAAATTGTTTTTTGCACAGGGTTTTACTGAGAATTTTGATGACATTGCCACACTAGCTAGCAATGGATGGACTTTGCAAAACAACAGTTCTCCTGTGGGAGCTCTTGGTTGGTTTCAAGGTACTGCTACAACAGCAACACCAACACCTGGACCGTTTAATTCTTACAATGGAGCAGCTAATGCATATATAGCAGCTAATTTTAACAGTACAGGAAGTTCCGGAACTATTTCTAACTGGATAATAACTCCTAACAGGACTTTAAGAAATGGCGATGTTTTTAGTTTTTTTACTAGGAAACCAACGATTGGTGCAGGACAAACGGACTATCCAGATAGGTTGGAAGTCAGAATGAGTACCAATGGAGCAAGTACCAATGCAGGGAGTAGCGCCGCAACAGTTGGAGACTTTTCTACACTTTTGCTTAGTATAAATCCTACTTTGGTTGCAAATGTCTATCCGCAGGTTTGGACTCAGTATACTATTACTATCTCTGGTTTATCAGCCCCCACATCTGGCAGAATTGCGTTTCGATACTTTGTTACTGGTGCAGGTTCTTTAGGAATCAATTCAGATTATATAGGAATAGACAATGTGGTTTATACGCCTTATATTTGTCCTGCGTTTACTATGACACCTGGCGGAGCTTTAACAGCTGGTGCTGCGGGCAGTCCTTACAGTAAAACGCTTACGCAGACAGGGGCTTTAGGAACTCCTAATTTTGCTATTACAGCAGGTGCGCTTCCTCCGGGATTGACTTTGTCTACTTCAGGAACTATTTCGGGAACGCCAACTGCTACGGGGACATTTAATTTTACAGTCACTGTTAACGATACCAGCGGATGTTCGGGGTCTCAGGCTTATTCTATTACAGTACTATGTCCGTCAAACCCGATTACTATTGCTAATTTCCCAGCACTTTGTAGTAATAGTGGTTTATACACTTTAACAGAAGCTTCTCCCGCGGGTGGAACATATAGTGGAACTGGCGTTAGTGGTGGTCAATTTGATCCGGCTGCGGGTACGCAAACCATTACTTACGATTATACAGATGCTTACGGCTGTGCACATTCCATGAGTAAAACTATAACGGTTAATCCTGAACAAAATATTACAACCCAACCAAATGCCAGCACAATTTGTATGGGTGCTAATACCACATTCAGTGCTACAGCTAACAATGCTACAGGGTATCAATGGCAGGTTAATACTGGTTCAGGCTTTACGAATATCAGCAACACTGCACCATATTCAGGTGCAA encodes:
- a CDS encoding class I SAM-dependent methyltransferase is translated as MDKRKLRESIFRHLDGIVTAPVISALSKKKVLDFILANDDLELSEINEKFEANEGYLNVALRVLASQGFLNYDLNNESNIVKISKNNKTEEAFSHQNIYVDLAEFLADYDVINSKELTENLCKKWIQIFEKYKSFLNEIVDESSLNYQIQKHIEGALIGPIIIKLGMSGMFHKYFMEASFSAEEFHKNPEYFGKILDYLSELGWFSKKGKNFQFTETGLFFARRATAYGVTVSYLPMFSKLNQLIFGKASEIREIEDGEDEIHVNREMNVWGSGGAHLTYFKVIDEFIIEIFNRPLNEQPKGILDMGCGNGALLQHLYEIIERQTLRGKHLEEHPLFLVGADYNQAALKVTRANLIKNDIWAKVIWGDIGNPKQLAEDLQSDYNIELGDLLNIRTFLDHNRIWEDVLDINSDRISTSTGAFAFRGKRLSNKDVEENLLNHLKKWTPYVEKFGLLLIELHTISPEITSKNLGLTAATAYDATHGFSDQYIVEVDVFHRICKESGLEPDTNLFKKFPDSELATVSINLLKR
- a CDS encoding isocitrate lyase/phosphoenolpyruvate mutase family protein, which gives rise to MTKIQDFKNLHQNEQPFLIGNVWNVQSAKVYESLDYKTIATSSSAVAHSLGYEDGEQMSFEEYFYIIKRIIKSIHLPLSVDLEFGYGENPNEIVDNISRLSEIGVVGINLEDSFVINETRKLLDKEIFYEKLKAIIDGLNGKGIEMFINIRTDTFLLGLKNALTETLERIKIFEELNIDGVFVPCITLEQDIETVAKSTKLPINVMAMKDLPNFETLQKLGVKRISSGNFLNDYIYKNLKEINQEILLQQNFLPVFL
- a CDS encoding bifunctional transcriptional activator/DNA repair enzyme AdaA, with the protein product MELTEAIMYQASFDKNSEFEGVFWMGVKTTGIFCRPTCTARKPKPENVEFFDNTKDAILKGYRPCKVCKPLENPDETPEEIQKLMDELSIDPSLKFKDIDLVERGMQPIAVKRWFLKHHGMTFHAFQRMFKINSAFKKLQQGENVLDVALDNGYESLSGFNESFKSIIGTSPKNSKMEKIVDLKRIETPLGAMIACANENGICMLEFSDRKSLTKELEEISKYFKANVVQGENAHFKTLEKELEEYFDGKRKDFTVPLAPIGTDFQKNVWEILRTIPYGTTRSYQQQADILGNPKAVRAVANANGLNKISIIIPCHRVIGTNGTLTGYGGGIWRKQKLLELEKAILF
- a CDS encoding helix-turn-helix domain-containing protein, whose product is MIIDYQKIDLYEKSFIQKIVLKPPFEFVFPVSEQACFLYVKNGVMQYKTDEIHLDIPQNYSLFLNCIQSGKKIEQLDADKNSEIVIVTFHADILKKIYEREFPSLLQSPKNTISNQSGGKINNDFLIQKYIEGLLFYFEMPALVNDDILILKLKEIIILLSQTQNAETVNVILSQLFSPITYTFKQVIEANLFSQVTVEDLAQKTNLSVSSFKREFAKLYNNSPANYIRNKRLERASELLLTSDNRITDIAFECGFNDLANFTKSFHNKYNTSPTNFRLNQMHK
- a CDS encoding nuclear transport factor 2 family protein, coding for MTPQNLKDIAMLWFKAFNEHDLDSLLELYNDSAQHYSPKLKIREPETNGLIKGKDALRTWWKDCFERLPTLQYEVNKLTADSEQIFMEYTRKVQGEEDMKVGEVLEIKNGKIVFSRVYHG
- a CDS encoding GNAT family N-acetyltransferase → MNIQPTLENDFVRLVPLEENDFEPLFSVASDPKIWEQHPNKDRYKREVFQNFFQGAMESRGAFKIIEKNTGEIAGSTRFYDYNPEDHSIFIGYTFYATKFWGSKLNPQVKKLMLDYIFQFVDKVNFHVGKGNIRSQKAMEKLGAKKVDEVNVAYFGEPERLNVVFEITKENYLI
- a CDS encoding cupin domain-containing protein, with product MKKYRIQANPFVVPTTDGKLIEEHWGNSTRNSEISIAHMVAPPNWSEPHQTPEFDEFTLIISGKKHFEIDGDSVILEKGQSILIEKGARVRYSNPFYDPCEYIAICLPAFSMDLVNRE
- a CDS encoding helix-turn-helix domain-containing protein, with protein sequence MKKSLYLMLILFSFYTVSYSQTSRETQRNIINSYNRIEIDDKEIASMDKVKKLADQSKKIDFQQGVLRGLTMLQKIALMKNDYILSGKYSDEAEVLAEKLKNNSALSAIYLYRGKINIILDKLPEAEVILNKSLGYAEKIENPADRHIQLCRIYANFAGMYEGKNDPKNWYVSTKKSLDAIETTPTNNLTEYQKSKYYYLYIFELMNMGNYYGYAVNPPKPELAEPYFKKMMAFEKSAPEYFKILDLEAYESMSSFYLVKGDYQQSIDYAQKLLLTEKTKSNHRERLMAYRNIKDAYRLLKDDVKENQYLRLYTALNDSIIQSEKKAIVHQSRDEIKKANVKNEQSKKTLLFYGGIVIVIIAFGSWVLVRRNNRILRKNYEAMIDRLKVESVQTENSINVIHEIEDNTQIEPDFTDEFEASNKNLISAETEARILRRLSAFEKSDKFLRKDFTVSHLATHLNTNSKYLAEIIKNNKSQNFSNYINNLRINYIVHKLYNDPKYREYKISYLAEECGYASPQVFVLAFKKINGVTPSYFIQSLKEDEVLVYN
- a CDS encoding DUF3037 domain-containing protein, with the protein product MQEQKLYEYAVIRLVPKPEREEFFNVGLIMFSKREKFIQVKIHLCEEKFRIIHSKIDYDDVKKHLESFVSIAKGEKSAGSIAQLDIPERFRWLTAVKSSIIQTSRPHPGSSQDLEKTFERLFEELVL
- a CDS encoding HipA family kinase, with protein sequence MDLSLRTVTVTRYILPLREGGSLPALAEADDDFKYVLKFRGAGHGVKALISELIGGKVSQVLGFRIPELVFANLSEDFGRSEADEEIQDLLKNSCGLNLALHYLSGAITYDPGAVKIDPKLSSEIVWLDAFLTNIDRTFRNSNMLMWHQELWLIDNGASLYFHHNWDNWEKNAVSPFVMIKDHVLLPQASELDEVNQRFKAILTDDVLREIVELIPEDWLQWNDNELTPTEIKDVYFQFLILRRDNSDNFLNEAKNARAKVI